A window of Apium graveolens cultivar Ventura chromosome 8, ASM990537v1, whole genome shotgun sequence contains these coding sequences:
- the LOC141677406 gene encoding subtilisin-like protease SBT4.3 isoform X2, with protein MANFRCALFVLCIYGLYTSCVADNQTRKVHIVYMGALPTGDYSPAEHHLSILSEVLEAGFLAQSSLVVSYKRSFNGFAAYLTDQESQKIANYEGVVSVFPSRYLQPRTTRSWDFMGFPENVRRHSSNESNVIIGVIDTGISPESESFSDKNIGPVPTKWKGECKGGKNFTCNNKLIGARYYIFCDSTRDLEGHGTHTTSTAAGNLVKGASFYGLAQGTARGAVPSARIAAYNVCIKNLGCPDQSILAAFDDAIADGVDFITISLGPYKPERLEMDSLAIGAFHAMEKNILTVTAAGNDGNSSGKVTAVAPWMLVVAASNIDRNIIDKGIGINSFNFNGSYFPLITGRDGSKKCHGIAAAQCYSGCLDKQLVKGKIVVCNGTAEALGEAFFAGALGSIVPNDADHNYTAVLPFPASLLSPQDVSLVKAYVQSTKIPLTNILKSEEVHDSEAPVVHYFSSRGPNRILPEILKPDLSAPGIAILAAFPEGVSPSDVDEIPKRSVKYNILSGTSMSTPHVSGAAAYVKSLNPSWSSSAIHSSLITTAKQMDASKNPDAEFAYGAGHLDPVNAASPGLVYETSKDEYIKMLCTIDFNTTKLRIIAGGNVTCPAGEKLTPKDLNYPTMTAYVAGNRPFTVSFSRRVTNVGLADSIYKANIINTSQLNITVEPHILSFRSLNEKKTFRIIVKGKGLELERYRMKSASLVWSDGVHKVRSPIVVYTK; from the exons ATGGCTAACTTTAGATGTGCTTTGTTTGTGTTGTGTATATATGGTCTATATACAAGTTGTGTTGCTGATAACCAAACCAGAAAG GTGCACATTGTGTATATGGGAGCGTTACCTACTGGAGATTATTCACCTGCAGAACACCATCTAAGTATTCTCAGTGAAGTTCTTGAGGCCGG TTTTCTTGCACAGTCGTCCTTGGTTGTAAGCTATAAAAGAAGTTTTAATGGATTTGCGGCTTATCTGACGGATCAAGAGAGTCAAAAGATCGCTA ACTATGAAGGAGTGGTGTCAGTGTTTCCAAGCAGATATCTTCAACCTCGAACAACAAGATCTTGGGATTTCATGGGCTTTCCTGAAAATGTGCGCAGACATTCATCCAATGAATCTAATGTTATCATTGGCGTTATAGACACGGGAATTAGTCCTGAATCCGAGAGCTTTAGCGACAAAAACATTGGTCCTGTTCCCACCAAATGGAAGGGAGAGTGCAAGGGAGGCAAAAATTTCACTTGCAACAA CAAGTTAATTGGAGCACGATATTATATTTTTTGTGACTCCACACGAGACCTGGAGGGTCATGGAACCCATACGACCTCTACTGCAGCTGGGAACCTTGTAAAAGGTGCCAGTTTTTATGGTTTGGCACAAGGAACTGCAAGAGGCGCCGTACCGTCTGCTAGAATTGCTGCATATAATGTCTGCATCAAGAACTTAGGATGCCCTGATCAATCAATATTGGCAGCTTTCGATGATGCTATAGCCGATGGCGTTGATTTCATTACAATATCACTAGGACCTTACAAACCAGAGCGTTTAGAAATGGACTCGCTTGCAATAGGAGCTTTTCACGCgatggaaaagaacatattaaCTGTTACTGCTGCAGGAAATGATGGTAATTCATCAGGGAAAGTGACTGCTGTTGCGCCTTGGATGCTTGTTGTTGCAGCAAGCAACATTGATCGAAATATCATTGATAAG GGTATTGGAATAAATTCATTCAATTTTAATGGCTCATATTTCCCTCTCATCACTGGAAGAGATGGCTCAAAGAAATGCCACGGAATAGCGGCTGC ACAATGCTACAGTGGATGCCTAGATAAGCAATTGGTGAAGGGGAAGATTGTTGTTTGTAATGGTACAGCTGAAGCTCTAGGTGAAGCTTTTTTTGCAGGTGCTCTTGGTTCAATAGTCCCAAATGATGCAGACCATAATTATACTGCTGTGCTTCCATTTCCTGCATCACTCTTGAGTCCTCAAGATGTTTCACTGGTGAAGGCCTATGTCCAGTCCACAAA AATTCCTCTTACAAATATATTGAAGAGTGAAGAAGTACATGATTCTGAAGCTCCAGTTGTACACTATTTTTCTTCAAGAGGGCCAAATAGAATATTACCAGAAATCCTTAAG CCTGATCTAAGCGCCCCAGGAATAGCTATTCTAGCTGCATTTCCGGAAGGTGTTTCACCTTCAGATGTTGATGAAATTCCCAAGAGATCAGTAAAATACAATATACTATCTGGAACCTCCATGTCCACCCCTCATGTTTCTGGTGCAGCAGCTTATGTGAAATCCTTAAATCCCTCTTGGTCTTCTTCAGCTATTCACTCTTCTCTCATTACCACTG CTAAGCAAATGGACGCTTCAAAGAATCCAGATGCAGAATTTGCTTATGGAGCAGGGCATCTGGATCCGGTGAATGCTGCAAGTCCTGGTCTAGTATATGAGACATCTAAAGATGAATATATCAAAATGCTCTGCACCATTGACTTTAATACTACCAAGCTTAGAATTATAGCTGGAGGTAATGTTACATGTCCTGCAGGGGAGAAATTGACCCCAAAGGACCTCAATTATCCGACAATGACCGCTTATGTTGCAGGAAACAGGCCTTTTACAGTTAGCTTTTCAAGAAGAGTCACCAATGTTGGGTTAGCAGACTCAATATATAAGGCAAATATTATCAACACTTCGCAGCTTAACATTACCGTGGAGCCACATATTTTGTCCTTCAGATCATTGAACGAGAAAAAAACATTTCGTATAATTGTCAAAGGAAAAGGATTAGAATTAGAAAGATACCGTATGAAATCGGCTTCACTTGTATGGTCAGATGGAGTCCACAAAGTTCGGAGTCCGATTGTTGTTTACACTAAATAA
- the LOC141677406 gene encoding subtilisin-like protease SBT4.3 isoform X1 yields the protein MANFRCALFVLCIYGLYTSCVADNQTRKVHIVYMGALPTGDYSPAEHHLSILSEVLEAGFLAQSSLVVSYKRSFNGFAAYLTDQESQKIANYEGVVSVFPSRYLQPRTTRSWDFMGFPENVRRHSSNESNVIIGVIDTGISPESESFSDKNIGPVPTKWKGECKGGKNFTCNNKLIGARYYIFCDSTRDLEGHGTHTTSTAAGNLVKGASFYGLAQGTARGAVPSARIAAYNVCIKNLGCPDQSILAAFDDAIADGVDFITISLGPYKPERLEMDSLAIGAFHAMEKNILTVTAAGNDGNSSGKVTAVAPWMLVVAASNIDRNIIDKVVLGNGETLTGIGINSFNFNGSYFPLITGRDGSKKCHGIAAAQCYSGCLDKQLVKGKIVVCNGTAEALGEAFFAGALGSIVPNDADHNYTAVLPFPASLLSPQDVSLVKAYVQSTKIPLTNILKSEEVHDSEAPVVHYFSSRGPNRILPEILKPDLSAPGIAILAAFPEGVSPSDVDEIPKRSVKYNILSGTSMSTPHVSGAAAYVKSLNPSWSSSAIHSSLITTAKQMDASKNPDAEFAYGAGHLDPVNAASPGLVYETSKDEYIKMLCTIDFNTTKLRIIAGGNVTCPAGEKLTPKDLNYPTMTAYVAGNRPFTVSFSRRVTNVGLADSIYKANIINTSQLNITVEPHILSFRSLNEKKTFRIIVKGKGLELERYRMKSASLVWSDGVHKVRSPIVVYTK from the exons ATGGCTAACTTTAGATGTGCTTTGTTTGTGTTGTGTATATATGGTCTATATACAAGTTGTGTTGCTGATAACCAAACCAGAAAG GTGCACATTGTGTATATGGGAGCGTTACCTACTGGAGATTATTCACCTGCAGAACACCATCTAAGTATTCTCAGTGAAGTTCTTGAGGCCGG TTTTCTTGCACAGTCGTCCTTGGTTGTAAGCTATAAAAGAAGTTTTAATGGATTTGCGGCTTATCTGACGGATCAAGAGAGTCAAAAGATCGCTA ACTATGAAGGAGTGGTGTCAGTGTTTCCAAGCAGATATCTTCAACCTCGAACAACAAGATCTTGGGATTTCATGGGCTTTCCTGAAAATGTGCGCAGACATTCATCCAATGAATCTAATGTTATCATTGGCGTTATAGACACGGGAATTAGTCCTGAATCCGAGAGCTTTAGCGACAAAAACATTGGTCCTGTTCCCACCAAATGGAAGGGAGAGTGCAAGGGAGGCAAAAATTTCACTTGCAACAA CAAGTTAATTGGAGCACGATATTATATTTTTTGTGACTCCACACGAGACCTGGAGGGTCATGGAACCCATACGACCTCTACTGCAGCTGGGAACCTTGTAAAAGGTGCCAGTTTTTATGGTTTGGCACAAGGAACTGCAAGAGGCGCCGTACCGTCTGCTAGAATTGCTGCATATAATGTCTGCATCAAGAACTTAGGATGCCCTGATCAATCAATATTGGCAGCTTTCGATGATGCTATAGCCGATGGCGTTGATTTCATTACAATATCACTAGGACCTTACAAACCAGAGCGTTTAGAAATGGACTCGCTTGCAATAGGAGCTTTTCACGCgatggaaaagaacatattaaCTGTTACTGCTGCAGGAAATGATGGTAATTCATCAGGGAAAGTGACTGCTGTTGCGCCTTGGATGCTTGTTGTTGCAGCAAGCAACATTGATCGAAATATCATTGATAAGGTTGTTCTTGGAAATGGAGAAACACTAACT GGTATTGGAATAAATTCATTCAATTTTAATGGCTCATATTTCCCTCTCATCACTGGAAGAGATGGCTCAAAGAAATGCCACGGAATAGCGGCTGC ACAATGCTACAGTGGATGCCTAGATAAGCAATTGGTGAAGGGGAAGATTGTTGTTTGTAATGGTACAGCTGAAGCTCTAGGTGAAGCTTTTTTTGCAGGTGCTCTTGGTTCAATAGTCCCAAATGATGCAGACCATAATTATACTGCTGTGCTTCCATTTCCTGCATCACTCTTGAGTCCTCAAGATGTTTCACTGGTGAAGGCCTATGTCCAGTCCACAAA AATTCCTCTTACAAATATATTGAAGAGTGAAGAAGTACATGATTCTGAAGCTCCAGTTGTACACTATTTTTCTTCAAGAGGGCCAAATAGAATATTACCAGAAATCCTTAAG CCTGATCTAAGCGCCCCAGGAATAGCTATTCTAGCTGCATTTCCGGAAGGTGTTTCACCTTCAGATGTTGATGAAATTCCCAAGAGATCAGTAAAATACAATATACTATCTGGAACCTCCATGTCCACCCCTCATGTTTCTGGTGCAGCAGCTTATGTGAAATCCTTAAATCCCTCTTGGTCTTCTTCAGCTATTCACTCTTCTCTCATTACCACTG CTAAGCAAATGGACGCTTCAAAGAATCCAGATGCAGAATTTGCTTATGGAGCAGGGCATCTGGATCCGGTGAATGCTGCAAGTCCTGGTCTAGTATATGAGACATCTAAAGATGAATATATCAAAATGCTCTGCACCATTGACTTTAATACTACCAAGCTTAGAATTATAGCTGGAGGTAATGTTACATGTCCTGCAGGGGAGAAATTGACCCCAAAGGACCTCAATTATCCGACAATGACCGCTTATGTTGCAGGAAACAGGCCTTTTACAGTTAGCTTTTCAAGAAGAGTCACCAATGTTGGGTTAGCAGACTCAATATATAAGGCAAATATTATCAACACTTCGCAGCTTAACATTACCGTGGAGCCACATATTTTGTCCTTCAGATCATTGAACGAGAAAAAAACATTTCGTATAATTGTCAAAGGAAAAGGATTAGAATTAGAAAGATACCGTATGAAATCGGCTTCACTTGTATGGTCAGATGGAGTCCACAAAGTTCGGAGTCCGATTGTTGTTTACACTAAATAA
- the LOC141678897 gene encoding SNF1-related protein kinase regulatory subunit gamma-1-like, translating to MEEKKHLEMAGPEDILKNPSYSCYFDKVQSTKKLPMSLQETLTDAFATISVSSFPQVPRGKVIEIQADQSVGEAIKILSEANILSAPVRQTEEVKTVDWREKYLGILDYSAIVLWVLEGAEFAAAALATGSATAAGVGVGAAGALGALAVGATGPVTAAGITVAAVGAAVAGGVAAGKGMSKDAASAADKMGEDFYKVLLEEEPFTSTTVRSVVKSYRWAPFIPVSADSSMLCVLLLLSKYRLRNVPVVERGEPSIRNYITQSAVIQGLERCKGRDWFDSIAAHPITELGLPFMSSDEMVGVEDTELVLEAFKKMKDNQIGGLPVVKGPEKKIVGSLSIRDIRYLLLNHDLFSNFRQITVGAFINTIAAAPHSTQKVVTPITCTLDSTLGKVIHILASKSVHRIYVVAGNGEEVIGVITLRDVISCFIYEPPNFFDNYFGSAAEVVVSN from the exons ATGGAGGAGAAAAAACATTTGGAAATGGCAGGCCCAGAAGATATATTAAAGAATCCAAGCTACAGTTGTTACTTTGATAAGGTTCAGAGCACAAAGAAATTGCCAATGTCGTTGCAGGAGACTCTAACAGACGCTTTCGCCACAATATCAGTTTCATCCTTCCCTCAAGTTCCTAGAGGCAAAG TGATTGAAATTCAAGCTGACCAATCCGTTGGTGAGGCAATTAAGATCCTCTCCGAGGCCAATATCTTGTCTGCGCCTGTAAGACAGACCGAGGAAGTTAAAACTGTAGACTGGAGAGAGAAGTATTTAGGAATTCTAGATTACTCTGCAATCGTTCTCTGGGTATTGGAGGGTGCGGAATTTGCTGCGGCTGCCTTAGCAACTGGTTCCGCCACAGCTGCTGGAGTAGGTGTAGGTGCTGCTGGAGCTCTGGGAGCATTAGCAGTGGGTGCAACAGGACCTGTGACAGCTGCAGGAATTACTGTTGCTGCAGTTGGAGCTGCTGTGGCCGGAGGTGTGGCTGCGGGAAAGGGAATGTCAAAAGATGCTGCCTCTGCTGCTGATAAAATGGGCGAGGATTTTTACAAAGTCCTTCTTGAAGAAGAGCCTTTTACATCTACTACG GTGAGATCTGTCGTGAAATCTTATCGTTGGGCGCCATTCATTCCTGTATCAGCAGATAGCTCAATGCTGTGTGTGTTATTGCTGCTTTCCAAATACAGGCTGAGGAATGTACCTGTAGTTGAAAGAGGAGAACCATCCATAAGAAACTACATAACTCAATCCGCCGTTATACAGGGTCTTGAGAGATGCAAAGGGAGAGACTGGTTTGATAGTATCGCTGCTCATCCTATTACTGAACTAGGTCTTCCGTTCATGTCAAGTGATGAG ATGGTTGGTGTCGAAGATACTGAACTAGTATTAGAAGCTTTTAAGAAAATGAAAGATAACCAAATTGGGGGTCTTCCTGTTGTCAAGGGACCAGAGAAGAAAATTGTGGGCAGTTTAAGCATACGTGATATCAGATACTTGTTACTCAACCATGACCTTTTCTCCAACTTCAG GCAAATTACTGTTGGTGCTTTCATCAATACCATTGCTGCAGCACCCCATAGTACCCAGAAGGTAGTCACACCAATTACATGCACTCTTGATTCCACTCTCGGAAAGGTCATACATATTCTTGCTTCAAAGTCGGTTCATCGGATTTATGTGGTAGCTGGTAATGGTGAAGAAGTAATTGGTGTGATTACACTTCGTGATGTTATATCATGCTTCATATACGAGCCCCCTAACTTCTTTGACAATTACTTCGGATCAGCAGCTGAGGTAGTAGTGAGCAACTAA
- the LOC141678898 gene encoding pectate lyase-like produces the protein MTNPRDNKMTCLVFFFFLALIFPCMHARFAEFDDFLLDRATKAKQNAEKSFDPHPEEITDDVNKQVGEYIDMENKTRRALGEFGACGATNPIDRCWRCRPDWETNRKLLADCVQGFGRNTVGGRDGEIYVVTDESDNDVQNPVPGTLRHAVIQEVPLWIVFSKSMIIRLQQELIITSNKTIDGRGANIHIAYGAGLTLQFVQNVIIHGIRIHHIVVTQGGIVRDSVLHLGLRTISDGDGINIYSSSNIWIDHVSFGKCSDGQIDAIMGSTGITISNCKFNNHDHVMLLGASDSYEDDKIMQVTVAFNRFGKGLVQRMPRVRYGFAHVVNNDYNRWEMYAIGGSSGPTIISQGNRFKAPDNPFAKEVTKRDYAGEEVWKDWQWRSEGDVFLNGAFFRESGAPFASEADYIKEGIIKAKPGALAGRLTRYSGALKCHPGVPC, from the exons ATGACAAATCCTAGAGACAACAAGATGACATGCTTggttttcttctttttcttggcTCTTATTTTTCCCTGTATGCATGCTCGTTTTGCCGAATTCGATGACTTTCTGCTAGATCGTGCCACCAAAGCTAAGCAAAATGCGGAAAAGTCTTTTGATCCTCATCCTGAGGAGATTACTGATGACGTTAACAAACAAGTTGGCGA ATACATTGATATGGAAAATAAGACAAGGAGGGCATTGGGAGAATTTGGTGCTTGTGGAGCCACAAATCCAATTGACAGATGCTGGAGGTGCCGACCTGACTGGGAGACCAACAGAAAGCTCCTGGCAGATTGTGTTCAGGGGTTTGGACGCAACACAGTTGGTGGGAGAGACGGAGAAATCTACGTGGTAACCGATGAATCTGATAATGATGTTCAGAATCCAGTACCAGGAACGCTTAGACATGCAGTGATTCAAGAAGTACCGTTGTGGATTgtattttcaaaatcaatgatCATAAGGTTACAGCAAGAGCTTATAATAACAAGCAACAAGACAATCGATGGTCGAGGAGCCAATATACATATTGCTTATGGAGCTGGACTTACACTACAGTTTGTTCAAAATGTGATCATACATGGGATTAGGATTCATCACATAGTAGTTACCCAAGGAGGAATTGTTAGAGACTCTGTTTTACACCTTGGACTTAGAACAATTAGTGACGGTGATGGGATCAACATTTACAGTTCAAGTAACATTTGGATTGATCatgtttcttttggaaaatgtTCTGATGGACAAATTGATGCCATTATGGGTTCAACAggcattacaatctcaaactgCAAGTTCAATAATCATGATCAT GTTATGTTGTTAGGTGCAAGTGATTCATATGAAGACGATAAAATAATGCAAGTGACAGTTGCATTTAACAGATTTGGGAAGGGATTGGTGCAGAGGATGCCTAGGGTTCGATATGGATTTGCTCATGTAGTAAACAATGACTACAATCGGTGGGAAATGTATGCCATTGGCGGTAGCTCTGGTCCGACTATCATTAGCCAGGGTAACCGATTTAAGGCACCTGATAATCCCTTTGCAAAAGAG GTGACAAAGAGGGACTATGCGGGGGAAGAGGTATGGAAGGATTGGCAGTGGAGATCGGAAGGCGACGTATTTTTGAACGGAGCATTTTTCCGGGAGTCAGGGGCACCGTTTGCTAGTGAGGCTGATTATATTAAGGAAGGTATTATCAAAGCAAAACCTGGTGCTCTTGCAGGAAGGCTCACAAGGTATTCAGGTGCTCTCAAATGCCATCCAGGCGTACCTTGCTAG